One Actinomadura viridis genomic region harbors:
- a CDS encoding ATP-binding protein codes for MTTDAVLRPHAEQQYADELARLAEHDDRPRPPGWRLSPWAVTTYLLGGELPGGSVITPKYVGQRRLMEVAVATLATDRALLLLGVPGTAKTWVAEHLAAAVSGDSTLLVQGTAGTPEEAVRYGWNYARLLAEGPSERALVESPVMRAMRRGSVARIEELTRMPGDVQDTLITILSEKTLPVPELNTEVQAVKGFTVIATANDRDRGVNELSSALRRRFNTVVLPLPESAEDEVDIVARRVGQIGSALELPETPAGLEEIRRVVTVFRELRGGVTADGRTRLKSPGGTLSTAEAISVITSGLALAAHFGDGVLRAADVAGGIVGAVVQDPVSDRVAWQEYLEAVVRERPGWGDFYRACREVS; via the coding sequence GTGACGACCGACGCCGTTCTGCGGCCCCACGCCGAGCAGCAGTACGCCGACGAGCTGGCCCGCCTGGCCGAGCACGACGACCGTCCGCGCCCGCCCGGCTGGCGGCTGTCGCCCTGGGCCGTCACCACCTACCTGTTGGGCGGCGAGCTGCCCGGCGGATCGGTGATCACGCCGAAGTACGTGGGGCAGCGGCGCCTGATGGAGGTCGCGGTGGCGACGCTGGCCACCGACCGGGCGCTGCTGCTGCTCGGGGTGCCCGGCACCGCCAAGACCTGGGTTGCGGAGCATCTCGCGGCGGCCGTCAGCGGCGACTCCACGCTGCTTGTGCAGGGCACCGCCGGGACGCCGGAGGAGGCGGTCCGGTACGGGTGGAACTACGCCCGCCTGCTCGCCGAGGGCCCGTCCGAGCGGGCCCTGGTGGAGAGCCCTGTGATGCGGGCGATGCGGCGGGGCTCGGTGGCCCGGATCGAGGAGCTCACCCGCATGCCCGGCGACGTCCAGGACACCCTGATCACCATCCTGTCGGAGAAGACCCTGCCGGTGCCCGAGCTGAACACCGAGGTCCAGGCCGTCAAGGGGTTCACCGTCATCGCCACCGCCAACGACCGCGACCGCGGGGTGAACGAGCTGTCCAGCGCGCTGCGCCGGCGGTTCAACACGGTGGTGCTGCCGCTCCCGGAGTCGGCCGAGGACGAGGTCGACATCGTCGCCCGGCGGGTCGGCCAGATCGGCTCCGCGCTGGAGCTGCCGGAGACCCCGGCCGGGCTGGAGGAGATCCGCCGGGTCGTCACCGTCTTCCGGGAGCTGCGGGGCGGCGTGACCGCCGACGGCCGCACCCGGCTCAAGTCCCCCGGCGGGACGCTCAGCACCGCCGAGGCCATCTCCGTGATCACCAGCGGGCTGGCGCTGGCCGCGCACTTCGGCGACGGGGTGCTGCGCGCCGCCGACGTGGCCGGCGGCATCGTCGGCGCCGTGGTGCAGGACCCGGTCTCCGACCGCGTGGCCTGGCAGGAGTACCTGGAGGCGGTCGTGCGCGAGCGTCCGGGGTGGGGCGACTTCTACCGTGCCTGCCGGGAGGTCTCGTGA
- a CDS encoding DUF5691 domain-containing protein — translation MSLWSEHVTAALLGTERRPVPALPEAPAEGGDPAGRLLDQAAVLAVRRRAGRRPQAGAEPVAPAPQEEVPAVPPAAGRRLARILGGEQIRVLPEWLEAAARHGYRVPSRLLPELLEKGRTDRVLRPAIAAAAGRRGVWLALQNTDWAYLVGAGEDPGGGTDVWETGTRQQRVAHLTRLRGTDPAAARAALRETWSREPAPDRAAYLATFERGLSAADEEFLEEALEDRGKDVRQLASDLLARLPGSAYGRRMAVRARGCLRPETRTVRERRQTWIMVVPPRVHDEDLARDGVPFHPTGSFAPGRRAGGPVGTRAAWLREILARTPLATWTELFGLPPLEIVCLPVGGGAEAGDGAAGAGADADRRGARDVHIGWARAALRQRDAAWARALLKGGVVVDEPEALADLLAVLPGNERDARAADLIGWVEGPRDLLGVLDRVPGPWTGELADAVVATIGLAAERSSRWHEHTFIQLCRLAERRLSPDAVAALEPQAGTGTGGTAAEAAAGRARAELIDTLRFRHEMLKELAQ, via the coding sequence GTGAGCCTGTGGAGCGAGCACGTCACCGCGGCGCTGCTGGGCACGGAACGGCGGCCGGTGCCCGCGCTGCCGGAGGCGCCCGCGGAGGGCGGCGACCCGGCGGGGCGGCTGCTGGACCAGGCGGCCGTCCTGGCGGTGCGGCGGCGGGCGGGGCGCAGGCCGCAGGCCGGCGCCGAGCCGGTCGCGCCCGCCCCGCAGGAGGAGGTCCCGGCCGTGCCGCCCGCGGCGGGCCGGCGGCTGGCCCGCATCCTCGGCGGCGAGCAGATACGGGTGCTGCCGGAATGGCTGGAGGCCGCCGCCCGCCACGGCTACCGGGTGCCCTCGCGGCTGCTTCCCGAGCTGCTGGAGAAGGGCCGCACCGACCGCGTCCTGCGTCCGGCCATCGCCGCCGCGGCCGGGCGGCGCGGGGTCTGGCTGGCCCTGCAGAACACCGACTGGGCCTACCTGGTCGGGGCCGGGGAGGACCCGGGCGGCGGCACGGACGTGTGGGAGACCGGGACGCGGCAGCAGCGGGTCGCCCACCTGACCCGGCTGCGCGGCACCGACCCGGCGGCGGCGCGGGCGGCGCTGCGGGAGACCTGGTCGCGGGAGCCGGCGCCCGACCGCGCCGCGTACCTGGCCACGTTCGAGCGCGGGCTGTCGGCCGCGGACGAGGAGTTCCTGGAGGAGGCGCTGGAGGACCGCGGCAAGGACGTCCGGCAGCTCGCCTCCGACCTGCTGGCCCGGCTGCCCGGCTCGGCGTACGGGCGGCGGATGGCGGTGCGCGCCCGCGGCTGCCTGCGGCCCGAGACCCGCACGGTACGGGAGCGGCGGCAGACCTGGATCATGGTGGTACCGCCGCGCGTCCACGACGAGGACCTGGCCAGGGACGGCGTCCCGTTCCACCCGACCGGATCGTTCGCGCCCGGGCGGCGGGCGGGCGGGCCGGTGGGCACCAGGGCGGCCTGGCTGCGCGAGATCCTGGCCCGTACCCCGCTGGCCACCTGGACCGAGCTGTTCGGCCTGCCGCCGCTGGAGATCGTCTGCCTGCCGGTGGGCGGCGGCGCCGAGGCCGGCGACGGCGCGGCCGGGGCCGGGGCCGACGCCGACCGGCGCGGCGCGCGGGACGTGCACATCGGCTGGGCCCGCGCCGCCCTGCGCCAGCGCGACGCCGCCTGGGCCAGGGCGCTGCTGAAGGGCGGCGTGGTCGTCGACGAGCCCGAGGCGCTGGCCGACCTGCTGGCGGTGCTGCCCGGGAACGAGCGCGACGCCCGCGCCGCCGACCTGATCGGCTGGGTCGAGGGCCCGCGCGACCTGCTGGGGGTGCTCGACCGGGTTCCCGGGCCGTGGACGGGCGAGCTGGCGGACGCGGTGGTCGCCACGATCGGGCTGGCCGCGGAGCGTTCCTCGCGCTGGCACGAGCACACGTTCATCCAGCTGTGCCGGCTCGCCGAGCGGCGCCTGTCGCCGGACGCGGTGGCCGCGCTGGAGCCGCAGGCCGGGACGGGCACCGGTGGCACCGCCGCGGAGGCGGCGGCGGGCCGGGCCCGCGCCGAGCTGATCGACACCCTGCGTTTCCGTCACGAGATGCTGAAGGAGCTCGCCCAGTGA
- a CDS encoding CaiB/BaiF CoA transferase family protein, producing the protein MGKGPLAGVRVVELAGIGPGPFAAMLLADLGADVIRVDRVSAVKAGAAAGGTDFSNRGKRSIAVDLKSERGREVVLGLVERSDVLLEGFRPGVTERLGLGPDDCLARNPRLVYGRMTGWGQEGALARSAGHDIGYIAVTGALHAIGRAGGPPQVPLNLLGDFAGGSMYLVVGVLSALLESKTSGRGQVVDAAIVDGTAHLSTFIHAMMAGGLWQDRRGSNMLDTGAPWYDVYETADGRHMAVGAIEPQFYAEFVRLLGLEGEEGLPGQHDRERWPELRERIAAVFRTRTRDEWAKVFLPSDACVAPVLSLKEAAEHPYNTERDVFLERDGHRQPAPAPRFSRTDAETDGVPALPGGQSRDVLTELGFEDVEGLLADGSVVQS; encoded by the coding sequence ATGGGCAAGGGGCCGTTGGCCGGAGTACGGGTGGTCGAGCTGGCCGGGATCGGCCCGGGGCCGTTCGCGGCGATGCTGCTGGCCGACCTGGGCGCCGACGTCATCCGGGTGGACCGCGTGTCCGCCGTGAAGGCGGGCGCCGCCGCCGGTGGCACCGACTTCAGCAATCGCGGCAAGCGCTCGATCGCCGTCGACCTGAAGAGCGAGCGCGGCAGGGAGGTCGTGCTCGGGCTGGTGGAGCGGTCGGACGTCCTGCTGGAGGGATTCCGGCCGGGGGTGACCGAACGCCTCGGCCTGGGCCCGGACGACTGCCTGGCCCGCAACCCCAGGCTGGTGTACGGCCGGATGACGGGGTGGGGGCAGGAGGGCGCGCTGGCGCGCAGTGCCGGGCACGACATCGGCTACATCGCCGTCACCGGTGCGCTGCACGCGATCGGGCGGGCGGGCGGCCCGCCGCAGGTGCCGCTCAACCTGCTGGGCGACTTCGCCGGGGGCAGCATGTACCTGGTGGTCGGCGTGCTGTCGGCGCTGCTGGAGTCCAAGACCAGCGGGCGGGGCCAGGTGGTGGACGCCGCGATCGTGGACGGCACCGCCCACCTGTCCACGTTCATCCACGCGATGATGGCCGGCGGGCTGTGGCAGGACCGGCGCGGGAGCAACATGCTCGACACCGGCGCCCCCTGGTACGACGTGTACGAGACCGCCGACGGCCGGCACATGGCGGTCGGCGCGATCGAGCCGCAGTTCTACGCCGAGTTCGTGCGCCTGCTCGGCCTGGAGGGAGAGGAGGGGCTGCCGGGCCAGCACGACCGGGAGCGCTGGCCTGAGCTGCGCGAGCGGATCGCCGCCGTGTTCAGGACCCGGACCCGGGACGAGTGGGCGAAGGTCTTCCTGCCCAGCGACGCCTGCGTGGCGCCGGTGCTCTCCCTCAAGGAGGCCGCCGAGCACCCCTACAACACCGAGCGGGACGTCTTCCTGGAACGGGACGGCCACCGCCAGCCCGCCCCGGCGCCGCGCTTCTCGCGCACCGACGCCGAGACCGATGGGGTGCCCGCACTGCCGGGCGGGCAGAGCCGCGACGTGCTCACGGAGCTGGGCTTCGAGGACGTGGAGGGCCTGCTGGCCGACGGGTCGGTCGTGCAGAGCTGA
- a CDS encoding VWA domain-containing protein translates to MNPEETPTGGTEPREPGTGEPVTDDRLKRWRLVLGGEEAEGTGVRLSGDEARMDGALEKLYGAGGGGRSRSGRRGGGLGDSVPGVARWLGDIRAYFPSTVVQVMQRDAIERLDLTRLLLEPEMLEAVEPDVHLVGTLLSLNQVMPDRARESARAVVGKVVRELELRLAQRTRSAVGGALDRSARVLRPRRPSDVDWDRTLRANLRHYLPEQRTLVPERLIGYGRRTRAVERDVVLCVDQSGSMAASVVYAGVFGAVLASIRSLRTSLVVFDTAVVDLTDRLHDPVELLFGTQLGGGTDINRALAYCQGLVTRPNRTMLVLISDLYEGGLRAEMLQRVAALTAAGVQVIVLLALSDEGAPAHDHENAAALAALGVPAFACTPDAFPDLMAAAVERRDLKEWAERNL, encoded by the coding sequence ATGAACCCCGAAGAGACACCCACCGGCGGCACGGAGCCGCGCGAGCCGGGCACGGGCGAGCCGGTCACGGATGACCGACTCAAGCGCTGGCGGCTGGTCCTGGGCGGCGAGGAGGCCGAGGGCACCGGGGTCCGGCTCTCGGGCGACGAGGCGCGCATGGACGGCGCGCTGGAGAAGCTCTACGGCGCCGGGGGCGGCGGCCGGTCGCGCTCCGGCCGCCGCGGCGGCGGCCTGGGCGACTCGGTCCCCGGCGTGGCGCGGTGGCTCGGCGACATCCGCGCCTACTTCCCCTCCACCGTGGTCCAGGTGATGCAGCGGGACGCCATCGAACGGCTCGACCTGACCCGTCTCCTCCTCGAACCGGAGATGCTCGAGGCGGTCGAGCCCGACGTGCACCTGGTCGGCACGCTGCTCTCCCTCAACCAGGTGATGCCCGACCGCGCCCGGGAGTCGGCGCGGGCCGTGGTCGGCAAGGTCGTCCGGGAGCTGGAGCTGCGGCTGGCCCAGCGCACCCGTTCGGCGGTCGGCGGCGCGCTGGACCGGTCGGCCCGCGTGCTGCGGCCCCGCCGCCCGTCCGACGTCGACTGGGACCGGACGCTCCGCGCCAACCTGCGCCACTACCTGCCCGAGCAGCGCACCCTCGTCCCCGAACGCCTGATCGGGTACGGCCGGCGTACGCGGGCCGTCGAGCGCGACGTGGTGCTGTGCGTCGACCAGAGCGGTTCGATGGCGGCCTCGGTGGTGTACGCGGGCGTCTTCGGCGCCGTCCTGGCCTCGATCCGGTCGCTGCGCACCTCCCTGGTCGTGTTCGACACCGCGGTGGTGGACCTCACCGACCGGCTGCACGACCCCGTCGAGCTGCTGTTCGGCACGCAGCTCGGGGGCGGCACCGACATCAACCGCGCCCTCGCCTACTGCCAGGGGCTGGTCACCCGGCCCAACCGGACGATGCTCGTGCTCATCAGCGACCTGTACGAGGGCGGCCTCCGCGCGGAGATGCTCCAGCGCGTCGCGGCGCTGACCGCCGCGGGGGTGCAGGTGATCGTCCTGCTGGCGCTCTCGGACGAGGGCGCCCCCGCCCACGACCACGAGAACGCCGCCGCCCTGGCCGCCCTGGGCGTCCCGGCGTTCGCCTGCACCCCGGACGCCTTCCCGGATCTGATGGCCGCCGCCGTCGAGCGCCGCGACCTGAAGGAGTGGGCCGAACGCAACCTGTGA
- a CDS encoding M50 family metallopeptidase, which produces METVSIADLWDRVTGTQPDPPWWLVILVGLVALGAVLHGPTWRVARNVVTIAHEGGHALIALATGRKLDGIKLHSDTSGVTVSRGKPHGPGMIFTAMAGYLTPPLLGLLFAVLLADGRITLMLWFSLALLAAMLIMIRNAYGVLSIVATGAIIFGVSWFGGAKIQAGFAYLAAFFLLFAAARPVAELQRMRARHMAPSSDADQLAHLTGVPGLAWVALFAAVALGALLTGGLLLTPDAAALPDLPTPPGL; this is translated from the coding sequence GTGGAGACGGTAAGCATCGCCGATCTGTGGGACCGGGTGACGGGGACTCAGCCTGATCCGCCCTGGTGGCTGGTGATCCTGGTCGGGCTGGTCGCGCTGGGCGCCGTCCTGCACGGCCCGACGTGGCGGGTGGCGCGCAACGTCGTGACGATCGCGCACGAGGGCGGGCACGCGCTGATCGCCCTGGCCACCGGCCGGAAGCTGGACGGCATCAAGCTCCACTCCGACACCTCGGGCGTCACCGTCTCGCGCGGCAAGCCGCACGGCCCCGGAATGATCTTCACCGCGATGGCGGGGTACCTCACCCCGCCGCTGCTGGGCCTGCTGTTCGCCGTGCTGCTGGCGGACGGCCGGATCACGCTCATGCTGTGGTTCTCGCTGGCCCTGCTGGCCGCGATGCTGATCATGATCCGGAACGCCTACGGGGTGCTGTCCATCGTGGCCACCGGAGCGATCATCTTCGGGGTCTCCTGGTTCGGCGGCGCAAAGATCCAGGCCGGTTTCGCCTACCTGGCGGCCTTCTTCCTGCTGTTCGCCGCCGCCCGCCCGGTGGCCGAGCTCCAGCGCATGCGGGCCCGGCACATGGCCCCCAGCTCCGACGCCGACCAGCTGGCCCACCTCACCGGCGTGCCCGGCCTGGCCTGGGTCGCCCTCTTCGCCGCCGTGGCCCTGGGCGCCCTGCTCACCGGCGGGCTCCTGCTGACCCCCGACGCGGCGGCCCTGCCCGATCTGCCCACCCCGCCCGGCCTCTGA
- a CDS encoding DUF5682 family protein: MTPGPPAGDGRGDRGGRARVEVFGVRHHGPGSARAVRRALEDFTPDAVLVEGPPEADPIVALAGDPEMVPPVALLAYAPGRAPAGGASGGSGGASGGTERQAAFWPFAEFSPEWQAIRYALGAGVPVRFCDLPAGHQLVQDTGDPDADPGEPAAPGDPGEPAEPAAPGEPAGPGDRGHEPAERAIRLDPLGWLARAAGYDDAERWWDDVVEHRHDGPSPFPAIAEAMTELRERLTAPGEDLTGLPPGYLRREERREAHMRRTLRRALKEGHERVAVICGAWHVPALLRKVPAARDDQILRGLPKAKVAMTWVPWTHGRLAGDSGYGAGVRSPGWYHHLFKAPDRPVERWLTEAARVLREEDLHVSSAHVIEAVRLAEALAALRGRPLAGLEEVDEAALAVLCEGAGLPLELIRRRMVVGERLGSVPERTPMVPLQRDLQAQQRRLRLKPSALDREQDLDLRRPNDLERSRLLHRLRLLDVDWGVPQEDGGRSKGTFRETWTLMWRPEFDVELIEASAWGTTVHGAATARAEAMAAHAGALADLTSVAERCLLADLGEALPGVMRALADRAAVDTDVAHLMSALPALVRALRYGDVRGTATGPLRTVVDGLVVRICVGLPPAVSGLDDDAAREALGRIDAVHGALALLDDPAHLRRWRDTLASVVDREHLHGLLEGRLTRLLLDAGRMPGVADRMARAVSAGAAPDRAAAWIEGFLSGGGLILVHDEDLLRLVDAWIAGLPGEAFTGVLPLLRRAFGGYGAAERRTIGERVRRLDGPRAPGDRPDDDGPDPVRAAPATATALRILGWEAPA, translated from the coding sequence GTGACCCCCGGCCCGCCGGCCGGGGACGGGCGCGGCGACCGCGGCGGGCGGGCCCGCGTCGAGGTCTTCGGGGTCCGCCACCACGGGCCGGGGTCCGCGCGGGCCGTACGGCGGGCGCTGGAGGACTTCACGCCCGACGCCGTGCTGGTCGAGGGCCCGCCGGAGGCCGATCCCATCGTCGCGCTCGCCGGCGACCCGGAGATGGTGCCGCCGGTCGCGCTGCTCGCGTACGCCCCGGGCCGGGCGCCCGCCGGGGGCGCCTCGGGCGGCTCGGGCGGCGCGTCCGGCGGCACGGAACGGCAGGCCGCGTTCTGGCCGTTCGCCGAGTTCAGCCCCGAATGGCAGGCCATCCGCTACGCCCTCGGCGCCGGCGTGCCGGTCCGCTTCTGCGACCTTCCCGCCGGGCACCAGCTCGTCCAGGACACCGGCGACCCCGACGCCGACCCCGGCGAGCCTGCGGCGCCCGGCGACCCCGGCGAGCCTGCCGAACCCGCGGCGCCCGGCGAGCCCGCGGGGCCCGGTGATCGCGGCCACGAGCCGGCCGAACGCGCCATCCGTCTCGACCCGCTCGGCTGGCTGGCCAGGGCCGCCGGCTACGACGACGCCGAACGCTGGTGGGACGACGTCGTCGAGCACCGCCACGACGGCCCGTCCCCGTTCCCCGCGATCGCCGAGGCGATGACCGAGCTGCGCGAACGGCTCACCGCGCCCGGCGAGGACCTGACCGGCCTGCCGCCGGGCTACCTGCGGCGCGAGGAGCGCCGCGAGGCGCACATGCGGCGGACGCTGCGCCGCGCCCTCAAGGAGGGCCACGAGCGGGTCGCGGTGATCTGCGGGGCCTGGCACGTGCCGGCGCTGCTGCGGAAGGTCCCGGCGGCCCGCGACGACCAGATCCTGCGCGGGCTGCCCAAGGCCAAGGTCGCGATGACGTGGGTGCCCTGGACGCACGGGCGGCTGGCCGGCGACTCCGGTTACGGCGCGGGCGTGCGCTCCCCCGGCTGGTACCACCACCTGTTCAAGGCGCCCGACCGCCCCGTCGAGCGGTGGCTGACCGAGGCCGCCCGCGTCCTGCGCGAGGAGGACCTGCACGTCTCCTCCGCCCACGTGATCGAGGCGGTCCGGCTCGCCGAGGCGCTCGCCGCGCTGCGCGGGCGTCCCCTGGCCGGCCTGGAGGAGGTCGACGAGGCCGCCCTGGCCGTGCTGTGCGAGGGGGCCGGGCTGCCGCTGGAACTGATCCGGCGGCGGATGGTGGTCGGCGAACGGCTCGGCTCCGTCCCCGAGCGCACCCCCATGGTGCCGCTGCAACGCGACCTGCAGGCCCAGCAGCGCCGCCTGCGGCTCAAGCCCTCCGCCCTGGACCGGGAGCAGGACCTCGACCTGCGCAGACCCAACGACCTGGAGCGCAGCCGGCTGCTGCACCGCCTCCGCCTGCTGGACGTCGACTGGGGCGTCCCGCAGGAGGACGGCGGCCGTTCCAAGGGCACGTTCCGCGAGACCTGGACGCTCATGTGGCGGCCGGAGTTCGACGTCGAGCTGATCGAGGCGAGCGCCTGGGGCACCACGGTGCACGGCGCGGCCACCGCCCGCGCCGAGGCCATGGCGGCGCACGCGGGGGCGCTGGCCGACCTCACCTCGGTCGCCGAGCGCTGCCTGCTCGCCGACCTGGGCGAGGCGCTGCCCGGGGTGATGCGCGCCCTGGCCGACCGGGCCGCGGTGGACACCGACGTCGCGCATCTGATGTCCGCGCTGCCCGCCCTGGTCCGGGCGCTGCGGTACGGGGACGTGCGCGGGACCGCCACCGGGCCGCTGCGCACCGTCGTGGACGGCCTGGTCGTGCGGATCTGCGTGGGCCTGCCGCCCGCGGTCTCCGGCCTGGACGACGACGCCGCCCGCGAGGCGCTCGGCCGGATCGACGCGGTGCACGGCGCGCTGGCGCTGCTGGACGACCCCGCCCATCTCCGGCGGTGGCGCGACACCCTGGCGTCGGTCGTGGACCGCGAGCACCTGCACGGCCTGCTGGAGGGGCGGCTGACCCGGCTGCTGCTGGACGCCGGGCGGATGCCCGGCGTCGCCGACCGGATGGCCCGCGCGGTCTCGGCCGGGGCCGCCCCCGACCGCGCCGCCGCCTGGATCGAGGGCTTCCTGTCCGGAGGCGGCCTCATCCTCGTCCACGACGAGGACCTGCTCCGCCTGGTCGACGCCTGGATCGCGGGCCTGCCCGGCGAGGCCTTCACCGGCGTCCTCCCCCTGCTGCGCCGCGCCTTCGGCGGGTACGGCGCCGCGGAACGCCGCACGATCGGCGAGCGCGTCCGGCGGCTGGACGGCCCGCGCGCCCCGGGCGACCGCCCGGACGACGACGGCCCCGACCCCGTCCGCGCCGCCCCCGCCACCGCGACCGCCCTGCGCATCCTCGGCTGGGAGGCCCCCGCATGA
- a CDS encoding cation diffusion facilitator family transporter, translating to MSRPRSRGRTPTSVHGQGHGHGHGHGHGHGHGISPQADRRHLAGALALILAFMAGEVIIGLAARSLALLSDAAHMMTDAFALALALIAMRIAARPARGGYTYGLRRTEILSAQLNGLTLILLAAFFVYEGAGRLIDPPEVAGRLVLWTSLAGIVVNVVATWLVSRADRRSLNVEGAFQHLLNDLYAFISTAVAGLVIWTTGFARADAIASLVVAALMVKAGYVLLRDAGRVLMEAAPAGLDPAELGTRLAERPCVEEVHDLHVWEVGSGYPALSAHVLVEEAGDCHAVRRDLQELLRSSYGITHTTLEVDHVEEGFHCEDPHGPRHVGNGRAGPHEHIGSGSCGH from the coding sequence GTGAGTCGCCCCCGGAGCCGTGGCCGCACCCCCACATCCGTCCATGGACAAGGCCACGGGCACGGCCACGGGCACGGGCACGGGCACGGCCACGGGATCTCGCCCCAGGCCGACCGGCGCCATCTGGCCGGGGCGCTGGCGCTGATCCTCGCGTTCATGGCCGGCGAGGTGATCATCGGGCTGGCGGCGCGGTCCCTGGCGCTGCTCTCCGACGCCGCGCACATGATGACCGACGCGTTCGCGCTCGCCCTCGCGCTGATCGCGATGCGGATCGCGGCGCGCCCGGCCCGGGGCGGCTACACCTACGGGCTGCGCCGGACCGAGATCCTGTCGGCGCAGCTGAACGGCCTGACGCTGATCCTGCTCGCCGCGTTCTTCGTCTACGAGGGCGCCGGGCGGCTGATCGATCCGCCCGAGGTGGCGGGCCGGCTGGTGCTGTGGACCTCGCTGGCCGGGATCGTGGTCAACGTCGTGGCGACCTGGCTGGTGAGCAGGGCCGACCGGCGCAGCCTGAACGTCGAGGGGGCGTTCCAGCACCTTCTCAACGACCTGTACGCGTTCATCTCCACCGCGGTCGCCGGCCTGGTGATCTGGACGACCGGGTTCGCGCGGGCGGACGCGATCGCCTCGCTGGTGGTGGCGGCGCTCATGGTCAAGGCCGGGTACGTCCTGCTGCGCGACGCCGGGCGGGTCCTCATGGAGGCCGCACCGGCCGGTCTCGACCCGGCCGAGCTGGGCACGCGGCTGGCGGAGCGTCCCTGCGTGGAGGAGGTGCACGACCTGCACGTCTGGGAGGTCGGCTCCGGCTACCCGGCGCTGTCGGCCCACGTCCTGGTGGAGGAGGCGGGCGACTGCCACGCGGTCCGCCGCGACCTGCAGGAACTGCTGCGGTCGTCGTACGGCATCACGCACACGACCCTCGAGGTCGACCACGTGGAGGAGGGGTTCCACTGCGAGGACCCGCACGGCCCCCGGCATGTCGGGAACGGCCGGGCCGGGCCGCACGAGCACATCGGCAGCGGCTCCTGCGGCCACTGA
- a CDS encoding SWIM zinc finger family protein produces MSDRWDREQVLGLAPDAASAKAAGDVARPAKWSGTGHDADAVWGECEGGGASTYRTSVDLSGPAFRCTCPSRKVPCKHALGLLLLWSEGAAEGGARPPWAAEWIERRRARAETAREGTAREHGRPGAGTARDPKTAERREQRVGGGLAELDQWLRDQVTHGLAQAEKAPYGLWDDAARRLVDAQAGTLAGQIRGLAGIPRRPGWPDRLLEEYALLRLLVRAYDRREELPEAMRATVRSRIGFTVPQDEVVRKGERVRDLWCVTGARDVAQDQLTTRRVWLLGRRTRRPALVLSFAAPGRPLDSSLLVGTEIDAELAFYPGAQPLRALVLERHGAAAAAAPEGRSIAEFLDGHAAALARDPWLDRWPAVLRGVRLSRSGDPRIVDEAGDALALLPADPWRLLAVSGGAPVTFAGEWSPRGMLPLAAWAADEGVVIL; encoded by the coding sequence GTGAGCGATCGGTGGGATCGGGAGCAGGTGCTCGGGCTGGCGCCGGACGCGGCGTCGGCCAAGGCGGCGGGTGACGTCGCCCGGCCCGCGAAGTGGAGCGGCACGGGCCACGACGCCGACGCCGTCTGGGGCGAGTGCGAGGGCGGCGGCGCGAGCACCTACCGCACGTCGGTCGATCTGTCCGGGCCCGCGTTCCGCTGCACGTGCCCGAGCCGCAAGGTGCCCTGCAAGCACGCCCTCGGCCTGCTCCTGCTGTGGAGTGAGGGGGCCGCCGAAGGCGGGGCACGGCCGCCCTGGGCCGCCGAGTGGATCGAGCGGCGCCGGGCCCGGGCGGAAACGGCGCGGGAGGGGACGGCGCGGGAGCACGGGCGGCCGGGGGCCGGGACGGCGCGGGACCCCAAGACCGCCGAACGGCGCGAGCAGCGGGTCGGCGGCGGGCTGGCCGAGCTCGACCAGTGGTTGCGCGACCAGGTGACGCACGGCCTCGCGCAGGCGGAGAAGGCCCCCTACGGGCTCTGGGACGACGCGGCCCGGCGGCTGGTGGACGCGCAGGCGGGCACCCTGGCCGGGCAGATCAGGGGGCTGGCGGGGATCCCGCGGCGGCCCGGCTGGCCGGACCGGCTGCTGGAGGAGTACGCCCTGCTGCGCCTGCTCGTCCGGGCCTACGACCGGCGCGAGGAACTGCCGGAGGCGATGCGCGCGACGGTGCGCTCCCGGATCGGCTTCACGGTCCCGCAGGACGAGGTCGTCCGGAAGGGTGAACGGGTGCGGGACCTGTGGTGCGTGACAGGGGCCCGGGACGTCGCCCAGGACCAGCTCACCACCAGGAGGGTGTGGCTGCTCGGGCGCCGGACGCGGCGGCCCGCGCTGGTGCTGTCGTTCGCCGCGCCCGGACGTCCCCTGGACTCCTCGCTGCTGGTGGGCACGGAGATCGACGCCGAGCTGGCCTTCTACCCGGGGGCGCAGCCGCTGCGGGCCCTGGTCCTCGAACGGCACGGCGCGGCGGCCGCGGCGGCGCCCGAGGGCCGGTCCATCGCGGAGTTCCTGGACGGCCACGCGGCGGCGCTGGCCCGCGATCCGTGGCTGGACCGCTGGCCCGCGGTGCTGCGCGGGGTGCGTCTCTCGCGTTCCGGCGATCCGCGGATCGTCGACGAGGCGGGCGACGCCCTGGCGCTGCTGCCCGCCGACCCGTGGCGGCTGCTGGCGGTGTCGGGCGGCGCCCCGGTCACGTTCGCCGGGGAGTGGTCGCCGCGCGGGATGCTGCCGCTGGCCGCCTGGGCCGCGGACGAGGGGGTCGTGATCCTGTGA